One part of the Ranitomeya imitator isolate aRanImi1 chromosome 10, aRanImi1.pri, whole genome shotgun sequence genome encodes these proteins:
- the LOC138651530 gene encoding apolipoprotein A-IV-like, which produces MLLKVLGLALVVCAITGSQAEISTDQISDAFWDYFTQLSSNTKDKVEQIQQSDISKQLNGLIDENLKSINLYAGELQQKLVPFVKQMHDQLTQDPEKLKEEIRQELEKLKDKLIPYTEEVQKQLTENTEELRVKLAPYAEEIRAQLDKNTETLIEQLKTVTKDLETKIRENTDQVQSSLTPYSQELKATIDDNVEQLRKQLIPITDKVKDNVDQQLQELYKNLKPYAEDVQEELRNQIKNMDFQMKKNVEQMESKMLEFTGQLKEQLYPYANELRTKLDGDMTNVKQTLEPYLTEMNQKMDQKIVEFKDTMTPYADALNKDLVQRVEDMKKKLGEYTVSVQDQVEYLQKDVRDKIQDFINKGISTEN; this is translated from the exons ATGCTGCTGAAAGTCCTAGGTCTGGCGCTAGTTGTGTGCGCAATCACAG GATCTCAAGCCGAGATCAGCACTGACCAGATAAGCGATGCCTTCTGGGATTACTTCACCCAGCTGTCCAGCAACACCAAAGACAAAGTGGAGCAGATACAGCAATCCGACATCAGCAAACAGCTAAA TGGTCTAATTGACGAAAACCTGAAGAGCATTAACCTTTACGCAGGAGAACTGCAGCAAAAGCTTGTACCATTTGTCAAGCAGATGCATGACCAACTAACTCAAGACCCTGAAAAACTGAAGGAAGAAATTAGACAGGAGCTGGAGAAATTGAAGGACAAGCTGATTCCTTATACCGAAGAGGTGCAGAAGCAGCTGACTGAGAATACTGAGGAGCTTCGGGTTAAACTTGCACCTTACGCGGAAGAGATTAGAGCCCAGCTGGACAAAAACACAGAGACACTCATTGAGCAGCTGAAGACTGTAACAAAGGACCTAGAAACCAAGATCAGAGAAAACACAGACCAGGTGCAGTCATCATTGACCCCATATTCCCAAGAACTCAAGGCTACCATAGACGACAATGTAGAACAGCTCAGAAAGCAACTAATTCCCATCACCGATAAAGTCAAAGATAACGTTGATCAACAACTCCAAGAGCTATATAAAAACCTAAAACCCTACGCAGAGGATGTACAGGAAGAACTGCGCAACCAGATCAAGAACATGGACTTCCAGATGAAGAAGAACGTCGAGCAGATGGAAAGCAAAATGCTTGAGTTCACTGGACAACTGAAAGAGCAACTCTACCCCTATGCCAATGAGCTGAGAACCAAGCTGGATGGAGATATGACAAACGTCAAGCAGACATTGGAGCCCTACCTTACCGAGATGAACCAGAAGATGGACCAGAAGATCGTAGAGTTCAAAGACACAATGACCCCATATGCAGATGCCCTCAACAAGGATCTGGTACAGAGAGTCGAAGACATGAAGAAGAAGTTGGGAGAATATACTGTAAGCGTTCAGGATCAAGTGGAGTATCTGCAGAAAGATGTCCGAGACAAGATCCAAGATTTCATCAATAAGGGCATTTCCACCGAAAACTGA